A genomic region of Pyrus communis chromosome 14, drPyrComm1.1, whole genome shotgun sequence contains the following coding sequences:
- the LOC137714198 gene encoding U-box domain-containing protein 13-like: MAQQQQQLQIDILLRKLTSVNPEDQWSAAAEIRLLAKGNADNRVAIAEAGAIPLLVGLLSTPDSRTQEHAVTALLNLTLCEDNKGSIISSGAVPGIVHVLKNGGMEARENAAATLFSLSIVDENKVMIGASGAIPPLVTLLSEGTQGGKKDAAIALFNLCIYHGNKGKAVRAGVVSTLMKMLTEPGGGMVDEGLAILAMLSSHPEGKAAIGAAEAVPVLVEVIRTGSLRNRENAAAVLVNLCSGDQQHIVEAQKLGVMSSLLELAQNGTDRGKRKAAQLLELMNPFAEQRTGDADADADVGTSRGSVRDPVTNPTTYLFEGNLTTYLFEGNLTPYPF, encoded by the exons ATGGCTCAGCAACAACAGCAGCTGCAG ATCGACATTCTCCTCCGCAAGCTCACGTCTGTAAACCCCGAAGACCAATGGTCTGCTGCGGCTGAAATCCGCCTTCTTGCCAAAGGTAATGCAGATAATCGTGTGGCTATTGCCGAAGCTGGTGCAATACCCCTTCTTGTAGGCCTACTTTCAACCCCCGACTCCCGCACCCAAGAGCATGCCGTCACAGCACTCCTCAACCTTACCTTATGCGAAGATAACAAGGGAAGTATCATATCCTCTGGAGCAGTTCCTGGTATTGTTCATGTTCTCAAGAATGGAGGGATGGAAGCACGGGAAAATGCAGCTGCGACCCTTTTCAGCCTTTCTATTGTGGATGAAAATAAAGTTATGATTGGCGCTTCAGGAGCCATTCCCCCACTTGTTACGTTGCTGAGTGAAGGTACCCAAGGGGGGAAGAAAGATGCTGCAATTGCACTTTTTAACTTGTGCATTTATCATGGTAACAAGGGGAAGGCAGTAAGGGCCGGTGTTGTTTCGACCCTAATGAAGATGCTGACAGAACCTGGAGGTGGAATGGTGGATGAAGGACTGGCCATTCTAGCAATGCTGTCTAGCCACCCTGAAGGGAAAGCAGCCATTGGAGCTGCTGAGGCAGTGCCCGTTTTGGTTGAAGTTATTCGTACTGGATCTCTCCGAAACAGAGAAAATGCGGCTGCAGTTTTGGTGAATCTTTGTTCTGGAGACCAACAACATATAGTAGAGGCTCAGAAACTCGGGGTGATGAGTTCGTTATTGGAGTTGGCACAAAATGGCACAGATAGAGGAAAGAGAAAGGCTGCACAGTTACTTGAGTTAATGAATCCATTTGCTGAGCAGCGGACGGGGGACGCAGACGCAGACGCAGACGTAGGCACAAGCCGAGGCTCAGTCCGAGACCCAGTCACAAACCCCACAACCTATCTATTCGAGGGAAACCTCACAACTTATTTATTCGAGGGAAATCTCACACCTTATCCATTTTAG